The genomic segment GAAAGTAACTGTACGTTTTCGGGGAAAGCATTATAATACGGAAGCTGATGCAAAGGGAAATTGGTTGGTTCTTCTGCCGCCGCAGCAGGCAGGCGGCCCTTTTCTTTTGGAAGTGAATGAACTTGCTATTCGTGACGTTCTGGTGGGGGATGTTTGGCTTTGTTCCGGCCAGTCCAATCAGGAAACTCCTATTGCACGTCTGACGGAGATGTTTCCTGAAATTAATGTATCTAACAATCACATGATACGGCATTATAAAGTACCTACGCAGAATTCAGTAGGAGAACTGAAAGATGAAATCGCGGGTAATGCCGGCTGGTATTCGGGCATAGCTTCCGATGTGTTGAACTGGACCTCATTGGCATATTTCTTTGCTCAAGAGGCATACAATAAATATAAAGTACCTGTAGGAATGTTGGTTTCCAGTTTAGGAGGTTCTGCCATAGAAAGCTGGATAAGTCAGGAACATCTGAAAACATTCCCGGAGCTTTGTTTTGATAAGGCTGCTTTGGACAGTATGAAATTGGCACAGCAAGATAAGGGAGCAGGCAGTTGGCAACAGAAGAAGTTTGATGACACAGATTGGGCAACAATGGATGTGCCGGGATATTGGCAGGAGAATGGTATCCGTATAAAAGGTACTATATGGTATAGAAAAGAGTTTCGTGTTCCCGAATCAATGGTGGGAAGACATGCGCGCCTTTATATGGGAAGGATGGTTGACAGTGATTCTGTCTTTGTGAATGGGACTTTCGTTGGTTTCACTTCCTACACTTACCCTCCTCGTAAATATGATATTCCGGCAGGAGTTCTGACACAAGGTGAAAATGTGATAGCCGTAAGACTTACAGCTAATTCTTCCAATGGCGGTTTTGTAAAAGATAAAAAGTATAAGATCGTAGGGGATGATGCAGAAGTAGATCTTACCGGTACATGGAAATATAAGATAGGTATTAATCAGAATGAAGTGATGAAATATGCCGGGAAACTTAAGAATCTTAAGAAGGCAGGTTCCGGACTCTATAATGGAATGATCCATCCGATTAGTAATTATCAGGTGAAAGGTGCCATTTGGTACCAAGGCGAAAGTAATTCCGGTCGTTCGCAGACGTATGCTTCTTTATTGGAGGCTTTGATTCAGAACTGGCGGGAGCTTTGGAAAATGCCTGATATGCCTTTCTTACTGGTGCAATTACCCAATTATATGGAGAAGAGTGATAAACCTTCCGATAGTGGATGGGCAAGAATACGTGAGGCTCAGTTTAAAACAGCATTGAATGTACCGCATACTGCATTGGCGGTAACTTATGATGTGGGCGAATGGAATGACATACATCCTTTGAATAAGAAAGCGGTTGCACAGCGGCTTTTCCTGGGAGCCCGTAGGCTTGTGTATGGAGAAAAAGTTACTGCTTCCGGCCCTTTGTATAAGGAAATGAAAGTGGAAGGGGATAAAATAATTCTGACTTTTACTGAAACAGGTCGCGGACTGACTTGTAAGGGGAAGGAGCTTAAGCATTTTGCTATTGCAGGTGAAGACCGAAAATTTGTGTGGGCAGATGCTGTGATACGTGG from the Bacteroides eggerthii genome contains:
- a CDS encoding sialate O-acetylesterase is translated as MKRIFFIVSLVLLACTASLPLSAKVRLPRLVSDRMVLQRDTELKIWGWASPGEKVTVRFRGKHYNTEADAKGNWLVLLPPQQAGGPFLLEVNELAIRDVLVGDVWLCSGQSNQETPIARLTEMFPEINVSNNHMIRHYKVPTQNSVGELKDEIAGNAGWYSGIASDVLNWTSLAYFFAQEAYNKYKVPVGMLVSSLGGSAIESWISQEHLKTFPELCFDKAALDSMKLAQQDKGAGSWQQKKFDDTDWATMDVPGYWQENGIRIKGTIWYRKEFRVPESMVGRHARLYMGRMVDSDSVFVNGTFVGFTSYTYPPRKYDIPAGVLTQGENVIAVRLTANSSNGGFVKDKKYKIVGDDAEVDLTGTWKYKIGINQNEVMKYAGKLKNLKKAGSGLYNGMIHPISNYQVKGAIWYQGESNSGRSQTYASLLEALIQNWRELWKMPDMPFLLVQLPNYMEKSDKPSDSGWARIREAQFKTALNVPHTALAVTYDVGEWNDIHPLNKKAVAQRLFLGARRLVYGEKVTASGPLYKEMKVEGDKIILTFTETGRGLTCKGKELKHFAIAGEDRKFVWADAVIRGNKVVVSSELVKNPVAVRYAWSNNPEDANLCNKEGLLASPFRTDNW